The Fodinibius saliphilus genome has a segment encoding these proteins:
- a CDS encoding tetratricopeptide repeat protein yields the protein MKDVNSETIFLVTGLVTAAAANRDDATLKLAHSLAEEEQYIAAIYMAEKIIEYYPNTSYANSAQKLVDVICHDYLDRTSPIT from the coding sequence ATGAAAGATGTGAATAGTGAAACCATATTTTTAGTTACCGGTCTAGTTACTGCAGCTGCGGCAAACAGAGACGATGCCACCCTTAAGCTGGCACATTCTCTTGCCGAAGAAGAACAGTATATTGCGGCTATTTATATGGCAGAAAAGATTATAGAATACTATCCCAATACCAGCTATGCTAATTCTGCACAAAAACTTGTTGATGTAATCTGTCATGACTATCTCGATCGTACTTCGCCTATAACTTGA
- the ruvA gene encoding Holliday junction branch migration protein RuvA, whose product MIAYLKGSIHAKAEEQLIVDVRDVGYALEISSQTLEKLPSEGEEVELLVYHHITDNDQRLFGFLDQNEKDLFELLITVKGVGPKLGLTILSGLPAQEITGAIVQKDKSALSKIKGIGKKTAERMILELKDKMSEMVDATYQPGSGTNISGNVKEEAISALQSLGFKKRDAEESIELAAKGESIDGDVQKLVKKALSQLDR is encoded by the coding sequence ATGATTGCATACCTCAAAGGTTCTATCCACGCTAAAGCAGAAGAACAATTAATCGTTGATGTCCGTGATGTAGGATATGCCCTCGAAATTTCATCTCAAACCTTGGAAAAACTACCCTCGGAAGGAGAAGAGGTCGAACTACTGGTCTATCATCATATTACCGATAATGATCAACGGCTTTTTGGATTTTTAGATCAGAATGAAAAAGATCTTTTTGAACTCTTAATTACGGTAAAAGGCGTGGGGCCCAAACTGGGGCTCACGATCCTTTCCGGTCTCCCGGCCCAAGAAATCACGGGGGCCATTGTCCAAAAAGACAAATCGGCGTTATCCAAAATTAAAGGAATCGGCAAAAAAACGGCCGAACGCATGATATTGGAACTCAAAGATAAAATGTCAGAAATGGTGGATGCCACCTATCAGCCAGGCAGCGGAACCAATATATCAGGAAACGTCAAAGAAGAAGCAATCTCGGCGCTTCAATCATTAGGGTTTAAAAAACGGGATGCCGAAGAGTCTATAGAACTGGCAGCAAAAGGCGAATCTATTGATGGAGACGTTCAGAAATTAGTCAAAAAAGCCCTCTCCCAACTGGATAGATAA
- the apaG gene encoding Co2+/Mg2+ efflux protein ApaG translates to MYQPKFVEVSHDISVEVKPVYLEEESNPIAHKHVFAYFIKIKNMGDEPVQLVSRYWEIEDSQGKDHEITGDGVIGVQPIIQPNDSHSYNSFCVLKSFEGSMQGHYTMKREDGETIEVRIPKFLLVSHLLN, encoded by the coding sequence ATGTATCAGCCCAAATTTGTAGAAGTTTCCCATGATATAAGTGTTGAGGTAAAACCGGTATATTTAGAAGAAGAATCTAATCCTATAGCGCATAAGCACGTCTTTGCGTACTTTATCAAGATAAAAAATATGGGTGATGAACCGGTACAGCTTGTGAGTAGATACTGGGAAATTGAAGATTCACAAGGTAAAGACCATGAGATTACTGGTGACGGGGTTATTGGGGTACAACCGATCATTCAGCCTAATGATTCTCACAGTTATAATAGTTTCTGTGTGCTAAAATCTTTTGAAGGAAGTATGCAGGGACATTACACCATGAAGCGAGAAGATGGTGAAACGATTGAAGTGCGTATTCCAAAGTTTTTATTAGTTTCTCATTTGTTGAACTAA
- a CDS encoding sensor histidine kinase, with product MKRNPFKKSSRLAFRSALFSALILGTLTAIGCLTFLNLDWKNALASGTLLAIIACITTYLIIYNLQSSRLETLNEINRNIARKRFRDYEDLRTGGHDELDYLIKQSIRASKTVEREIQRLNRIENYRKEFIGDISHELKTPIFAIQGFIETLLNGAIEDDNVNRKFLKKAMRNVNRLTFLTKDLMEISKLETGELKSEIQDICIGDVIRDVVESLQYKADKEEISLTAEDIPQNVLVSADHNQIKQVLINLVENAIKYNKPKGSVTVGVKPYSQDNSRVLIYVEDTGIGINQQYIDRVTERFFRVDKSRSREKGGTGLGLAIVKHIMEAHGEEFFIESTPNVGSTFSFTLTKVDTPPAEATPPE from the coding sequence ATGAAAAGGAATCCATTTAAAAAATCCTCTCGCCTCGCCTTTCGGAGCGCACTATTTTCGGCTCTGATTCTGGGTACTCTCACTGCCATTGGATGCTTAACTTTTTTAAACCTTGATTGGAAAAACGCATTGGCTTCAGGCACTTTACTGGCTATCATAGCCTGTATCACCACTTATTTAATCATTTACAACCTTCAGTCTTCACGTTTAGAAACGCTAAACGAAATTAACAGAAATATCGCCCGCAAGCGGTTTCGGGATTATGAAGATCTCAGAACGGGCGGACACGATGAACTTGACTATCTTATAAAACAGTCCATTAGGGCTAGTAAAACAGTAGAACGTGAAATACAACGACTCAATAGAATAGAAAACTATCGGAAAGAATTTATTGGGGATATCTCACATGAATTAAAAACACCCATTTTTGCAATACAAGGCTTTATTGAAACACTGTTGAACGGGGCTATTGAAGATGACAACGTAAACAGAAAGTTTCTTAAAAAAGCCATGCGAAATGTGAATCGACTTACTTTTCTCACTAAAGATCTCATGGAAATATCAAAGTTAGAGACCGGAGAATTAAAGTCGGAGATTCAGGATATCTGCATTGGCGATGTTATTCGTGATGTTGTTGAAAGCTTACAATACAAAGCAGACAAGGAAGAAATCTCGCTTACCGCAGAAGATATTCCCCAAAACGTATTAGTTTCTGCCGATCATAATCAAATTAAGCAGGTACTGATAAACCTGGTGGAAAATGCTATTAAATATAATAAACCTAAGGGTAGTGTAACTGTTGGAGTTAAACCTTATTCACAAGACAACAGTCGTGTATTGATATATGTAGAAGACACGGGTATTGGTATAAATCAACAATATATTGACAGGGTCACCGAACGATTCTTTAGGGTTGACAAATCTCGCTCTCGTGAAAAAGGAGGAACCGGTTTGGGACTGGCTATTGTTAAACATATTATGGAGGCACATGGAGAAGAATTTTTCATCGAAAGCACGCCAAATGTAGGTTCTACTTTTAGTTTTACGCTCACAAAAGTAGATACGCCCCCTGCTGAAGCTACTCCCCCAGAATAG
- a CDS encoding GDCCVxC domain-containing (seleno)protein, which produces MEIATKSVITCPECGHQKEEEMPTGACQYFYECENCNTTLKPKEDDCCVFCSFGSKACPPVQQDQNCC; this is translated from the coding sequence ATGGAAATAGCTACGAAATCAGTAATCACTTGTCCTGAGTGTGGACATCAAAAAGAAGAAGAAATGCCCACCGGAGCTTGCCAATACTTCTATGAATGTGAAAACTGTAATACCACTTTGAAACCGAAAGAAGATGATTGCTGTGTATTTTGTAGTTTTGGCTCAAAAGCTTGCCCACCTGTTCAACAAGATCAGAATTGCTGTTAA
- a CDS encoding response regulator transcription factor, protein MPDKQTILVVDDEQDLLDLIEYNLQKEGFNVLKAENGLEGIEMAREHNPDLMLLDIMMPKMDGLEVVEKIREDKEVSHIPIIFLTARGDEKTEVEGLDKGGDDYITKPISTTKLISRIKAVLRRFEKTETMTDKIEVHDIVIDKDRYIVSQGDDEYQLPRKEFELLYYLASRKGKVMDRQTLLNHVWGNNVYVVDRTVDVHIRKIREKIGKKYIETVKGVGYRFKE, encoded by the coding sequence GTGCCTGACAAACAAACCATCCTTGTTGTTGACGATGAACAAGACCTGCTGGACCTAATAGAATATAATTTACAAAAAGAGGGCTTCAATGTACTAAAAGCAGAAAATGGGCTCGAAGGAATAGAAATGGCCCGGGAGCATAACCCCGACCTTATGCTACTCGATATCATGATGCCTAAAATGGATGGACTCGAAGTAGTAGAAAAAATTCGAGAAGATAAGGAAGTAAGCCATATCCCCATTATCTTTCTTACTGCTCGGGGCGACGAAAAAACCGAAGTTGAAGGCTTGGATAAAGGCGGGGATGACTATATTACCAAACCGATAAGCACAACAAAACTGATCTCTCGTATTAAGGCAGTATTACGGCGTTTCGAAAAAACCGAAACGATGACGGATAAAATTGAGGTCCATGATATTGTTATCGACAAAGACCGATATATTGTTAGCCAGGGAGATGACGAATACCAGCTCCCCCGTAAAGAGTTTGAATTGCTCTATTATCTGGCCAGTCGAAAAGGCAAAGTTATGGACCGGCAGACCTTGCTTAATCATGTTTGGGGTAACAATGTATATGTTGTGGATCGCACAGTAGATGTGCATATTCGTAAAATACGAGAGAAGATCGGCAAAAAATATATTGAAACCGTAAAAGGTGTAGGATATCGTTTTAAAGAATGA
- a CDS encoding mannose-1-phosphate guanylyltransferase — MSKITLKNRRDMLHAVVMAGGSGTRFWPRSTEDHPKQFLNIFGDRTMLQSTVDRIESLVPAERVWIITNDKYVDLVQEQLPNVPTQNIVGEPVGRNTAPCVAAAATLIHDRDPDATMVVLPADHLISDTETFLSILESAESKASSDNSLVTIGIKPDRPETGYGYIEFDEQHSDTFKNHNVKRVKQFREKPDRETAETFINAGNFLWNSGMFVWQANTILNEFAQHLPDIAEEINKLQSSLNEKKQKDSIDAFYHACPSISIDYGIMEQSDSVFVVPGSFGWNDVGSWRAVYDLRPKDKDGNVIESEHATLAHAKNNFIQSSSGKMIALIGVENLAVVETDTAIMVCNLDDSQGIKDVVNYMREKDHLKKFV, encoded by the coding sequence ATGTCAAAAATCACTTTAAAAAATCGAAGAGACATGCTCCATGCTGTTGTAATGGCCGGAGGTTCCGGCACCCGCTTTTGGCCTCGAAGTACTGAAGACCATCCTAAACAGTTTTTAAATATTTTCGGCGACCGTACGATGTTGCAATCTACGGTAGATCGTATTGAATCATTGGTACCGGCAGAACGGGTCTGGATTATAACAAATGATAAGTATGTAGACCTGGTACAAGAGCAGTTACCCAACGTCCCCACCCAAAATATTGTGGGGGAACCAGTAGGCAGAAATACTGCTCCATGTGTTGCTGCAGCAGCAACTTTGATTCATGATCGTGACCCAGACGCTACAATGGTTGTACTGCCTGCCGATCACCTTATCAGTGATACTGAGACCTTTTTATCTATCCTGGAATCTGCCGAATCCAAAGCTTCCAGCGATAATTCATTAGTTACTATCGGTATTAAACCAGACAGACCTGAAACCGGTTATGGGTATATTGAGTTTGATGAGCAACACTCTGATACTTTCAAAAACCATAACGTAAAGCGGGTAAAGCAGTTTCGAGAGAAGCCAGACCGAGAAACTGCTGAAACGTTTATCAATGCAGGAAACTTCTTATGGAATAGCGGTATGTTTGTTTGGCAGGCTAATACTATTCTTAATGAATTTGCACAACACCTCCCTGATATCGCCGAAGAGATTAACAAGCTTCAATCTTCTTTAAATGAAAAAAAGCAAAAAGATTCCATTGATGCGTTTTACCACGCATGTCCCTCTATCTCTATTGATTACGGGATTATGGAACAATCTGATTCCGTATTTGTAGTACCCGGCTCATTTGGCTGGAATGATGTGGGAAGCTGGCGAGCGGTCTATGACCTTCGTCCTAAAGACAAAGACGGAAATGTTATCGAAAGTGAGCATGCGACATTAGCACACGCTAAAAACAATTTCATCCAAAGTTCCAGCGGCAAAATGATTGCCCTTATTGGAGTTGAGAATCTTGCGGTAGTAGAAACTGATACTGCAATTATGGTGTGCAATCTTGACGACTCCCAAGGAATTAAAGATGTTGTTAATTACATGCGTGAAAAGGACCATCTCAAGAAGTTTGTTTAA
- a CDS encoding glutathione peroxidase, with amino-acid sequence MSLTTHVTVDNIYDFKPTNINGKETSLNEFKGEVLLVVNTASECGYTPQYEGLQKLHEKYSKKGFNVLGFPANNFGGQEPGTDKQIKKFCKVNYGVSFPMFSKVSVKGNDQHPLFDHLTSAENPDFTGEIKWNFEKFLISKEGTLLHRFRSDVEPQSKKLTNAIEKALNQ; translated from the coding sequence ATGTCTTTAACAACACATGTTACAGTAGACAATATTTATGACTTCAAACCTACAAACATTAATGGAAAAGAAACATCTTTAAACGAATTTAAGGGAGAGGTTCTCCTTGTCGTTAATACCGCATCGGAATGTGGTTATACCCCTCAATATGAAGGGCTCCAAAAATTACATGAAAAATATAGTAAGAAAGGCTTTAATGTATTAGGATTTCCTGCAAATAATTTTGGCGGACAGGAACCCGGAACGGATAAGCAGATTAAAAAGTTTTGTAAGGTGAACTATGGGGTAAGTTTCCCGATGTTTTCTAAAGTATCGGTAAAAGGTAACGATCAGCACCCATTATTTGATCACCTAACCTCCGCAGAGAACCCAGACTTTACCGGTGAAATCAAATGGAACTTTGAAAAGTTTTTAATCAGTAAAGAAGGAACCTTATTACACCGATTCAGAAGCGATGTTGAACCTCAAAGCAAGAAACTTACAAATGCGATAGAAAAGGCTTTGAATCAATAA
- a CDS encoding MBL fold metallo-hydrolase, whose amino-acid sequence MEFTFLGTGTSMGVPIAGGFGKEQLDGDPRNIRWRCSAWVETPKASIVIDTGPEFRLQTIRSGLSQVDLVLITHEHMDHIAGLDDLRPFCYKQEQKIPVYSSASCLKAIRSRFDYMFGPDRYPGATDIELKEIKAPISFRDVNITPLPAIHGNVNVLGYRLNDISYLTDVKEIPEETKSLVRGSEVMVLSGLRWKPEHPTHMTIPEAVAMANKLEIPQTYLIHMNSYVNHQETNKRLPDHVKLAYDQLTIEI is encoded by the coding sequence ATGGAATTTACTTTTTTGGGTACGGGAACATCAATGGGGGTACCTATTGCCGGTGGATTTGGCAAGGAGCAGCTTGATGGGGATCCCCGAAATATAAGGTGGCGTTGTTCGGCATGGGTAGAAACCCCCAAAGCCTCTATCGTTATTGATACCGGTCCGGAGTTTCGGTTGCAAACTATAAGGTCGGGTTTGTCACAAGTAGATTTGGTTCTGATCACCCATGAGCATATGGACCATATTGCCGGTTTGGATGACCTGCGTCCCTTTTGCTATAAGCAAGAACAAAAAATCCCGGTTTACAGTAGTGCTTCCTGTTTAAAAGCTATTCGCAGCCGATTTGACTATATGTTTGGTCCTGACAGGTACCCGGGGGCAACTGATATTGAACTGAAGGAAATTAAAGCGCCCATTTCATTTCGTGACGTCAATATTACGCCCTTGCCGGCCATTCATGGAAACGTTAATGTACTGGGCTACCGGCTTAATGATATTTCTTACCTGACCGATGTGAAAGAGATTCCCGAAGAAACGAAAAGCCTGGTCCGGGGCTCAGAGGTAATGGTACTTAGCGGATTACGCTGGAAGCCAGAGCACCCTACCCATATGACTATTCCCGAAGCGGTGGCGATGGCAAATAAACTGGAGATTCCACAAACCTATCTTATTCATATGAATTCTTATGTGAATCACCAGGAGACAAATAAACGATTGCCGGATCATGTAAAGCTGGCCTATGATCAGCTCACAATAGAGATATAG